The proteins below come from a single Rhizobium sp. BT04 genomic window:
- a CDS encoding ABC transporter permease has protein sequence MSSALKQTFLMIRVNLGSLPRRLWISLSMVLSVALVVAVLSGFLAMARGFEAALAGAGSPDIAVILGGGTNQESGSDVPADAIRSLAAMSGDTGVARNSAGGLSLSRETVVPIDIRGSDGGEQTLSLRGMDAGGPGLRERARLSQGRLFSPGAREIVVGARIAEMFSGFAVGETVRLGTVDWTVAGHFSSGGSAFESEIWADLEAVQSAFDRQGQVQSLRVRLDGAGGMAALRGRLSGLSGPALAAVSEADLYAAQAARTESLIRLFGWPIALLMAVGATAGALNTMMSSVSDRAVEMATLRLLGFSRLPAFAATWMEAMLLSAAGAVVGVAGSRLAFDGWQASTMGPNNTKMAFQLEVTPDVIITAGLLGLAVGLIGGALPALAATRQPLGAALRARG, from the coding sequence ATGTCATCAGCGCTCAAGCAGACCTTTCTCATGATCAGAGTCAATCTCGGCAGCCTGCCCAGGCGGCTGTGGATATCGCTGTCGATGGTGCTGTCGGTCGCCCTCGTAGTAGCAGTGCTGTCGGGCTTCCTGGCGATGGCGCGCGGCTTCGAGGCCGCCCTTGCCGGGGCCGGCTCGCCCGATATCGCCGTCATCCTCGGCGGCGGCACCAACCAGGAAAGCGGCTCGGACGTGCCGGCCGATGCGATCCGCAGCCTTGCCGCCATGAGCGGCGATACCGGCGTTGCGCGCAACAGTGCGGGCGGGCTTTCGCTGTCGCGCGAGACGGTCGTTCCGATCGATATCAGGGGAAGCGACGGCGGCGAGCAGACGCTGTCGCTCAGGGGCATGGATGCGGGAGGGCCTGGCCTGCGCGAGCGCGCCCGGCTTTCTCAAGGCCGGCTGTTTTCGCCAGGTGCACGCGAGATCGTCGTCGGCGCCCGCATCGCCGAGATGTTTTCCGGCTTTGCCGTGGGTGAGACGGTGCGGCTCGGCACGGTCGACTGGACGGTCGCCGGCCATTTCAGTTCCGGCGGCAGCGCCTTCGAGTCCGAGATCTGGGCTGATCTCGAAGCGGTGCAATCGGCCTTCGACCGGCAAGGGCAGGTGCAGAGCCTGCGGGTGCGGCTCGATGGCGCCGGCGGGATGGCGGCATTGCGTGGGCGGCTTTCGGGTCTTTCCGGTCCGGCGCTCGCTGCCGTTTCCGAGGCTGATCTTTACGCGGCGCAGGCTGCGCGTACCGAGAGTCTGATCCGCCTGTTCGGCTGGCCGATCGCGCTCTTGATGGCGGTGGGTGCCACGGCAGGCGCGCTGAATACGATGATGAGTTCGGTTTCCGACCGCGCCGTCGAAATGGCCACGCTGCGACTCTTAGGCTTTTCCCGCCTGCCGGCCTTTGCCGCGACCTGGATGGAGGCGATGCTCTTGTCGGCGGCGGGGGCGGTCGTCGGCGTGGCGGGTTCGAGGCTGGCTTTCGATGGCTGGCAGGCGAGCACGATGGGCCCCAACAATACGAAGATGGCCTTTCAGCTCGAGGTGACGCCTGATGTGATTATAACCGCCGGGCTGTTGGGGCTGGCGGTCGGGCTGATCGGCGGCGCTTTGCCGGCGCTGGCGGCGACGCGGCAGCCGTTGGGGGCGGCGTTGCGGGCGAGGGGGTGA
- a CDS encoding FtsX-like permease family protein has translation MTFFQLMRRNAWRKRLRAILLMFSVGVAFLIYGLTASFVSGSQGAAGASDDLLGVFNRSGRGLPLPLAYLHRIAAEGDVAAVAYTARMRGFVEVEKNVVAVSAVDPRAIAAANGAELGLTPDLIAALEEGGDRVLVGRALAEAQGWSIGQRIGVTSQIVKADGNRNWSFTISGIFDGADASTDTYFMLARCDMVNAARARDNDTVDAFVVRPREGVSSGVLAARIDALFANSVAQTRTQSEKQFLEAFLRQFADVGLIVSLVVGAAFVTILMISVNTMLFAISERRFEIGVMKVLGFSRGRIVALILGETLFIFAVGGAGGLILAKLATLVIGPEFGLVFSREVLLKSAAIIAGLGLLTGLLPAVNAMRLPIVNAFRTR, from the coding sequence ATGACCTTCTTCCAGCTCATGCGGCGCAATGCCTGGCGCAAGCGGCTGCGGGCCATTTTGCTGATGTTTTCGGTCGGCGTCGCCTTCCTGATCTACGGGCTGACGGCGAGTTTCGTCAGCGGCAGCCAGGGGGCGGCCGGCGCCAGCGACGACCTGCTCGGCGTGTTCAACAGATCGGGCCGGGGGCTGCCGCTGCCGCTTGCCTATCTCCATCGGATCGCGGCGGAGGGCGATGTCGCGGCCGTCGCCTATACCGCGCGCATGCGGGGCTTCGTCGAGGTCGAGAAGAATGTCGTGGCCGTCAGCGCGGTCGATCCGCGGGCGATTGCCGCCGCCAACGGTGCCGAACTCGGGCTGACGCCTGATCTGATCGCGGCGCTGGAAGAGGGCGGCGACCGGGTGCTCGTCGGCAGGGCGTTGGCTGAGGCGCAGGGCTGGTCGATCGGCCAGCGCATCGGCGTCACCAGCCAGATCGTAAAGGCCGACGGTAATCGGAACTGGAGTTTCACCATATCGGGCATCTTCGATGGTGCCGATGCCAGCACCGACACCTATTTCATGCTGGCCCGCTGCGACATGGTAAATGCGGCCCGCGCGCGCGACAACGATACGGTCGACGCCTTCGTCGTGCGCCCGCGCGAGGGGGTATCATCCGGCGTGCTGGCGGCGCGCATCGACGCGCTGTTTGCCAATTCGGTGGCGCAGACCAGGACGCAATCGGAAAAGCAGTTCCTCGAAGCGTTTCTCCGGCAGTTCGCCGATGTCGGCCTGATCGTCAGCCTCGTCGTCGGCGCCGCCTTCGTGACGATCCTGATGATATCGGTCAACACCATGCTCTTCGCCATCAGCGAGCGCCGCTTCGAGATCGGCGTGATGAAGGTGCTGGGCTTTTCCCGCGGGCGGATCGTGGCGCTCATTCTCGGCGAGACGCTGTTTATCTTTGCCGTCGGCGGGGCGGGCGGGCTCATTCTGGCAAAGCTCGCAACGCTGGTGATCGGGCCGGAATTCGGCCTCGTCTTCAGCCGTGAGGTGCTGCTGAAGTCCGCCGCGATCATTGCGGGGCTTGGCTTGCTGACCGGCCTGCTCCCCGCCGTCAACGCCATGCGGCTGCCCATCGTCAACGCCTTCAGAACGAGATAA
- a CDS encoding ABC transporter ATP-binding protein, which produces MTDIGESYIALRGVRKAFRIGTETIPIFSGLDLSIPRGDFVAVMGPSGSGKSTLLNMLGGIDSPDGGEIRIGRSHLEQMGEGARAAWRAHSMGIVFQFYNLLPMLNAAENIELPLLLKRLGRKERRARVDTVMDLVGLAGRQRQFPSSMSGGQQQRVGIARAIVADPDLILCDEPTGDLDRKSANDILEMLGFLNRELEKTIIMVTHDSEAAVFARRTLHLNKGEFVEQQGRGR; this is translated from the coding sequence GTGACAGACATTGGGGAATCCTACATCGCCTTGAGGGGCGTCAGGAAGGCATTCAGGATCGGCACGGAGACGATACCGATCTTTTCCGGGCTCGACCTTTCCATACCGCGCGGCGATTTCGTCGCGGTCATGGGACCGTCTGGTTCGGGGAAATCGACGCTGCTGAATATGCTCGGCGGCATCGACAGCCCCGATGGGGGCGAGATCCGCATCGGGCGCAGTCATCTCGAGCAGATGGGTGAAGGCGCAAGGGCTGCCTGGCGGGCGCACAGCATGGGCATCGTCTTCCAATTCTACAATCTGCTGCCGATGCTGAATGCGGCGGAGAATATCGAGCTGCCGCTGCTGCTCAAGCGGCTCGGGCGCAAGGAGCGGCGGGCGCGCGTCGATACGGTGATGGATCTGGTGGGGCTCGCCGGGCGGCAGCGGCAGTTTCCGTCGAGCATGTCGGGCGGCCAACAGCAGCGTGTCGGCATTGCCCGCGCCATCGTCGCCGATCCCGATCTCATTCTCTGCGACGAGCCGACCGGTGATCTCGACCGGAAATCGGCCAATGATATTCTGGAGATGCTGGGCTTCCTCAATCGTGAGCTTGAGAAGACCATCATCATGGTCACCCATGATTCCGAGGCCGCCGTCTTTGCCCGGCGCACGCTGCATCTCAACAAGGGCGAATTCGTCGAGCAGCAAGGGAGGGGCCGATGA
- a CDS encoding efflux RND transporter periplasmic adaptor subunit, whose protein sequence is MNTTSEHDRNLAAKLRSLSIESAAFKTELPERQARRRVMPLVMLALAATVSLAVVLLSRSQTPERIETVLASFTGKPGATTSMDGAEAPAEGVVSEQVQSRVADGLVAPASSAREITGSGYVVAPDIATVFSKYEGRIVAVEVEAGDRVAAGQVLVRLDDAGARFALRGAEIAGRAAALALDAKNIDLAQARSSLTRTERLAGRDAMSAQALEEAKTAADRAENATLQARQNVAKADLDIDRAREQVEALTVRAPISGTVTRLDVHAGDTVLSREDSVRENESLLAITDTANMVIDADVAETNIAQIRPGLSGEAVLDGFPDRPFAVEVSKIAPMISREKGTVTLRLSLSSPPSGMRPAMAARIRLVMGEEAGLGAQSPALGPSRFRPLAAAPRDEG, encoded by the coding sequence ATGAACACGACATCAGAACATGACCGAAACCTCGCCGCCAAGCTGAGATCGCTTTCGATCGAGTCCGCGGCCTTCAAGACAGAGCTGCCGGAGCGCCAAGCCCGGCGGCGTGTGATGCCGCTGGTTATGCTGGCGCTTGCCGCGACCGTATCGCTTGCGGTGGTTCTTCTTTCTCGGTCCCAAACGCCGGAGCGCATCGAAACCGTGCTTGCGAGCTTCACGGGCAAGCCTGGGGCGACGACATCGATGGACGGAGCGGAGGCGCCTGCCGAGGGTGTCGTTTCCGAGCAGGTACAGTCACGTGTTGCGGACGGGCTGGTGGCTCCGGCCTCGTCGGCCCGGGAAATCACCGGCTCCGGCTACGTCGTCGCACCCGATATCGCCACCGTCTTTTCGAAATATGAGGGCCGGATCGTCGCGGTCGAGGTGGAGGCGGGGGACAGGGTGGCGGCGGGGCAGGTGCTGGTGCGGCTCGACGATGCCGGCGCGCGCTTTGCGCTTCGGGGGGCGGAGATTGCCGGGCGGGCGGCGGCTTTGGCGCTTGATGCAAAGAATATCGATCTCGCGCAAGCGCGGTCTTCCCTGACGCGCACCGAGCGGCTGGCCGGGCGCGATGCCATGTCGGCGCAGGCGCTGGAGGAGGCGAAAACGGCCGCCGACAGGGCCGAAAATGCCACCCTGCAGGCACGCCAGAATGTCGCCAAGGCGGATCTCGATATCGACAGAGCACGCGAGCAGGTGGAGGCGCTGACCGTGCGGGCGCCGATCTCCGGCACCGTCACGCGGCTCGACGTGCATGCCGGCGACACCGTGCTGTCGCGCGAGGACAGTGTGCGGGAGAATGAAAGCCTGCTTGCGATTACCGACACGGCCAACATGGTCATCGATGCCGATGTGGCGGAGACCAATATCGCGCAGATCCGTCCAGGCCTGTCCGGTGAGGCGGTGCTCGACGGCTTTCCCGATCGGCCCTTTGCGGTCGAAGTGTCGAAGATCGCGCCCATGATTTCGCGGGAGAAGGGAACAGTGACGCTTCGCCTGTCGCTGTCTTCGCCGCCATCCGGCATGCGCCCTGCGATGGCCGCGCGCATCCGGTTGGTGATGGGGGAAGAGGCCGGCTTGGGCGCCCAGTCACCCGCCCTTGGTCCTTCGAGATTTCGGCCTTTGGCCGCCGCGCCTCGGGATGAGGGCTGA
- the msuE gene encoding FMN reductase: MHKLRIVGISGNVKAPSRTSALVASVLRRIESELGLPGRHIDLAVSAPALFRALRADQLDEEGAEIVRTVESADVLIVGSPVYRASYSGAFKHLFDLVHYEALIGKPVILAATGGTPLHGLMIDHQLRPLFSFFKALPLPTSVYALESEFDSYAVASSDIQKRIRAAVRELELILPHAKTLALSRAEEQSRLTA; this comes from the coding sequence ATGCACAAACTGCGCATCGTCGGAATATCAGGAAACGTAAAGGCGCCATCCCGCACATCGGCGCTGGTCGCGTCCGTCCTTCGACGCATCGAGTCTGAACTTGGCCTCCCTGGACGGCACATTGACTTGGCTGTCTCTGCACCAGCGCTGTTTCGAGCCTTGCGGGCTGACCAACTGGATGAGGAAGGCGCGGAGATCGTGCGCACGGTTGAGAGCGCCGATGTCCTCATCGTCGGCTCCCCGGTCTATCGCGCTTCGTATAGCGGGGCGTTCAAGCACCTGTTCGACCTGGTTCATTATGAGGCGCTGATCGGCAAGCCGGTGATCCTCGCCGCAACGGGCGGAACGCCGTTGCACGGTTTGATGATCGACCATCAGCTCCGGCCCCTGTTCAGCTTCTTCAAGGCACTGCCGCTCCCAACTTCGGTCTATGCACTCGAAAGCGAGTTCGACTCCTATGCCGTTGCAAGTTCAGACATCCAGAAACGGATCAGAGCGGCCGTGCGCGAGTTGGAACTGATCCTTCCGCACGCCAAGACACTCGCCTTGTCCCGCGCTGAAGAACAATCGCGGCTAACCGCCTGA
- the sfnG gene encoding dimethylsulfone monooxygenase SfnG: MSQSKKEPLKFAYWVPNVSGGLVISSVEQRTDWGIDYNRKLAQIAEQSGFEFALSQIRFTAGYGADNQHESVSFSHALLAATEKLRVIAAVLPGPWNPALLAKQIATISHLTNGRVDVNIVSGWFRGEFAAIGEPWLDHDERYRRSEEFIRAIRGIWTEDVYNLRGDFYRFTDYSMKPKPIGGIPQVFQGGSSRAARDMAARVSDWYFTNGNTPEGLKAQVDDIRTKEKAFGKSWRTKIGMNAFGIVRSSEKEAQEVLQEILDKAIPEAVKGFHHEVQNAGNSSPEREGNWAKSTFQDLVQYNDGFRSNLIGTPEQVAERIIGHKRAGADLILLGFLHFQEEVEYFGKHVLPIVRELEAIEDQRLEAAE; encoded by the coding sequence ATGTCACAATCGAAGAAAGAACCCTTGAAGTTTGCCTACTGGGTGCCGAACGTATCGGGCGGCCTGGTCATCAGCTCGGTCGAGCAACGCACCGATTGGGGCATCGACTACAATCGCAAGCTCGCCCAAATCGCCGAACAGTCAGGATTCGAGTTTGCCTTGAGCCAGATTCGCTTCACGGCCGGATACGGCGCCGACAACCAGCACGAGTCGGTCTCCTTTTCCCACGCCCTTCTTGCGGCCACCGAAAAGCTCCGTGTCATTGCCGCCGTCCTGCCCGGGCCATGGAACCCGGCGTTGCTCGCCAAGCAGATCGCCACCATCAGCCACCTCACCAACGGCCGCGTCGACGTTAACATCGTCTCCGGCTGGTTCCGCGGCGAGTTCGCCGCCATCGGCGAGCCCTGGCTGGACCATGATGAACGCTATCGCCGCTCCGAGGAGTTCATCCGTGCGATCCGCGGCATCTGGACGGAAGACGTCTATAATCTGCGCGGCGATTTCTATCGCTTTACGGATTATTCGATGAAGCCGAAGCCGATCGGCGGCATTCCGCAGGTATTCCAGGGCGGTTCCTCGCGCGCGGCCCGCGACATGGCGGCACGCGTGTCCGACTGGTACTTCACCAATGGCAATACGCCGGAAGGTCTGAAGGCCCAGGTGGATGACATCCGCACCAAGGAAAAGGCTTTCGGCAAGAGCTGGCGCACGAAGATCGGCATGAATGCCTTCGGCATCGTCCGCTCTTCGGAGAAGGAAGCGCAGGAGGTCCTCCAGGAGATCCTCGACAAGGCCATTCCGGAAGCGGTCAAGGGTTTCCATCACGAGGTCCAGAATGCCGGGAATTCGTCGCCGGAGCGCGAAGGCAACTGGGCGAAGTCCACCTTCCAGGATCTGGTGCAATACAATGACGGGTTCCGTTCGAACCTGATCGGCACGCCGGAACAGGTGGCCGAACGCATCATCGGTCACAAGCGGGCGGGGGCGGACCTCATTCTCCTTGGCTTCCTGCATTTCCAGGAAGAGGTGGAATACTTCGGCAAGCACGTCCTGCCGATCGTCCGCGAACTGGAAGCGATCGAAGATCAGCGGCTGGAAGCCGCCGAGTAA
- a CDS encoding ABC transporter ATP-binding protein, with amino-acid sequence MVNAHYTALDETSAVRDYSPLPVSGPSTRRVANVDSNALSHPPILALAGITLSFGGVTAIANVDLAVQPGEIRAIIGPNGAGKSSLINVISGQYRPDAGDVSLNGKTYKQVPAQKAARLGIARTFQNLALFKGLTVLENVMTGLTFQRRSTFIGQAFGSPRARREEREARERARQVIDFLRLGHVHDRLAGSLPYGLQKRVELARALVPDPQILLLDEPMAGMTATEKQEMAGFVRAAREDYGTTIILIEHDIGVVMGLSDRIAVLDYGRKIADGTPAEVRADQAVIDAYLGVAREDQEEADV; translated from the coding sequence ATGGTGAATGCGCATTACACGGCACTTGATGAGACCTCTGCGGTGAGGGACTATTCCCCGCTGCCGGTGTCCGGTCCATCGACCCGTCGCGTGGCGAATGTCGACAGCAATGCGCTGAGCCACCCGCCGATATTGGCGCTCGCGGGTATCACGCTCTCCTTCGGAGGCGTCACGGCGATCGCCAATGTCGATCTTGCGGTCCAGCCGGGCGAGATTCGCGCGATCATCGGCCCGAACGGCGCCGGCAAAAGCTCGTTGATCAATGTGATTTCAGGGCAATACCGGCCGGATGCCGGCGATGTCAGCCTCAATGGCAAGACCTATAAGCAGGTGCCGGCGCAAAAAGCCGCACGGCTGGGCATCGCCCGCACCTTCCAGAACCTTGCCCTGTTCAAAGGGCTGACGGTTCTTGAAAACGTCATGACCGGGCTGACATTCCAGCGCCGCTCGACGTTCATCGGCCAGGCGTTCGGTTCGCCCCGCGCCCGCCGCGAAGAGCGCGAGGCGCGCGAACGGGCACGGCAGGTCATCGATTTCCTGCGTCTCGGCCATGTGCATGACCGGCTGGCCGGCTCGCTGCCCTATGGCCTGCAGAAGCGCGTCGAACTTGCTCGCGCACTCGTGCCCGATCCGCAGATCCTGCTGCTCGACGAGCCGATGGCCGGCATGACCGCCACCGAAAAGCAGGAAATGGCCGGCTTCGTCCGCGCCGCGCGGGAGGATTACGGCACGACGATCATCCTGATCGAACACGATATCGGCGTGGTCATGGGACTTTCCGACCGAATCGCCGTGCTCGATTACGGCCGCAAGATCGCCGACGGCACGCCGGCGGAAGTCCGCGCCGACCAGGCCGTCATCGACGCCTATCTCGGCGTTGCCCGCGAAGACCAGGAAGAGGCAGACGTGTGA
- a CDS encoding branched-chain amino acid ABC transporter permease has protein sequence MESFDYLFFLEVLTGGLLSGIMYSLVAIGFVLIYKTSGVLNFAQGALLLFAALTFVSLVERGVPFYLALVLTFAIMVLLGIGIERAVLRPLVNKPPITLFMATLGLSYVIEGAAQLLWGTQVHALELGIEDVPFEFYGVFISQFDLFASAVAALMVIGLTLFFRYTRVGLTFRAVADDQFAALAVGLRLPRIWATVWATSGLVALVAGLLWGARSGVQFSLSLVVLKALPVLVLGGFDSIAGAIVGGLLIGASEKLAEVYIGEYFGGGIEGWFAYAIALVFLLIRPSGLFGQKLVERV, from the coding sequence ATGGAAAGTTTCGACTATCTCTTCTTCCTCGAGGTGCTGACCGGCGGATTGCTTTCCGGCATCATGTATTCGCTCGTCGCGATTGGCTTCGTGCTGATCTACAAGACCTCGGGTGTCTTGAATTTTGCGCAGGGGGCATTGCTCCTGTTTGCCGCTCTCACATTCGTTTCGCTGGTCGAGCGCGGAGTGCCTTTCTATCTCGCGCTTGTGCTCACCTTCGCCATCATGGTGCTGCTGGGCATCGGTATCGAACGCGCCGTGCTTCGGCCGCTCGTCAACAAACCGCCGATCACGCTGTTCATGGCGACGCTCGGGCTTTCCTACGTCATCGAGGGTGCTGCCCAGCTTCTCTGGGGCACGCAGGTCCATGCCCTGGAACTCGGCATCGAGGACGTGCCCTTCGAATTTTATGGTGTCTTCATCTCGCAGTTCGATCTCTTCGCTTCGGCGGTCGCAGCGCTCATGGTCATCGGGCTGACGCTCTTCTTTCGCTATACCCGGGTCGGCCTGACCTTCCGTGCGGTGGCGGACGACCAGTTCGCGGCACTCGCCGTCGGGCTTCGCCTGCCGCGCATCTGGGCCACGGTCTGGGCAACCTCGGGTCTCGTTGCCCTGGTCGCAGGCCTTCTCTGGGGTGCGCGCAGCGGCGTGCAGTTCTCGCTGTCGCTGGTGGTGCTGAAGGCCCTGCCGGTGCTCGTGCTCGGCGGTTTCGATTCAATTGCCGGCGCCATCGTCGGCGGCCTGTTGATCGGCGCCTCGGAAAAGCTCGCCGAAGTCTATATCGGCGAATATTTCGGCGGCGGCATCGAGGGCTGGTTCGCCTACGCCATCGCGCTGGTCTTCCTGCTCATCCGCCCATCCGGCCTGTTCGGCCAGAAGCTCGTGGAAAGGGTCTGA
- a CDS encoding branched-chain amino acid ABC transporter permease, protein MAAITSQPIVSAKFPGWIAPLVILVFAFGIVPFIGSSYLIEALLLPFLALSLAGVGVNLLTGYAGQVSLGSAAFMAVGAFAAFNFNLRVEGLPLLVSIALAGGIAAAVGIVFGLPSLRLRGFYLAVSTLAAQFFVQWALTKFGWFSNDNPSGVIDAPKLTIVGIDFDSSTGRYYFALIVVTALTFFAWRVASSQTGRNFIAIRDNETAARIIGVPVLRTKLLAFALSSFIIGVAGVLWAFAYLRTVEPAGFNLDRSFQILFIVIIGGLATIRGSFLGAALMVVFPVVLSRVGSFLLGDLFDSGVLDMSQRIVIGALIIAFLILEPDGLAALGRRLTGRFRPNTPEPVG, encoded by the coding sequence ATGGCTGCCATCACCTCCCAACCCATCGTTTCGGCAAAATTTCCGGGCTGGATCGCGCCGCTTGTCATCCTCGTCTTCGCCTTCGGCATCGTGCCCTTTATCGGCTCGAGCTATCTGATCGAAGCGCTGCTGCTGCCGTTCCTGGCTTTGTCGCTGGCTGGCGTCGGCGTTAACCTGCTGACCGGCTATGCCGGGCAGGTATCGCTCGGCAGTGCGGCCTTCATGGCCGTCGGCGCCTTCGCCGCCTTCAATTTCAATCTGCGTGTCGAAGGCTTGCCGCTTCTCGTCTCCATCGCGCTCGCCGGCGGCATCGCCGCTGCGGTCGGCATCGTCTTCGGCCTGCCAAGCCTGCGCCTGCGCGGCTTCTATCTCGCCGTTTCCACGCTTGCAGCACAGTTCTTCGTGCAGTGGGCGCTGACCAAGTTCGGCTGGTTCTCCAACGACAACCCGTCAGGCGTGATCGACGCGCCGAAGCTCACCATCGTCGGCATCGATTTCGACAGTTCGACCGGACGCTACTATTTCGCGCTGATCGTCGTCACTGCGCTGACCTTCTTCGCCTGGCGCGTCGCATCCTCGCAGACCGGCCGCAACTTCATCGCCATTCGGGACAACGAGACGGCGGCCCGGATCATTGGCGTGCCGGTGCTGCGCACCAAGCTGCTCGCCTTCGCACTTTCGTCCTTCATCATCGGGGTCGCCGGTGTGCTCTGGGCCTTTGCCTATCTGCGCACGGTGGAGCCGGCCGGCTTCAATCTCGACCGGTCGTTCCAGATTCTGTTCATCGTCATCATCGGCGGGCTGGCGACGATCCGCGGCTCCTTCCTGGGCGCGGCGCTGATGGTGGTCTTTCCGGTCGTACTGTCGCGGGTCGGATCGTTCTTGCTGGGCGATCTGTTCGATTCCGGCGTGCTCGACATGAGCCAGCGCATCGTCATCGGCGCACTCATCATTGCCTTCCTGATCCTCGAACCCGATGGGCTCGCTGCGCTCGGAAGGCGGCTGACCGGACGGTTCAGGCCCAACACGCCCGAACCCGTCGGCTGA
- a CDS encoding ABC transporter substrate-binding protein encodes MKSLKTTVKAAVAALAIIGGVGLAPAHADEQYFPLQSYRVGPYAAGGTGFFGGFIDYLNLINTRDGGVNGVKLTWDECETQYEVERGVECYERQKSHPNAAAWNPLSVGIAYAMIDRITGDKVPLITVNHGRTDSTDGRVFPYVFPLLLNPYSETSGIVNYLASREGGLEKLKGKKIVVLYHGSPYGKETIPIYDLLAEKYGFTVQQIEVPHPGNEQQSQWLTIRRAKPDYVVLRGWGVMNPVALKTAAKVGFPASKIVGNVWSNSEEDVIPAGEAAVGYTAITTQASGQQYPVLQEIVKTLYDQGKGNLEDKKRIGSVYHNLGIVNGILNVEAIRTAQEKFGKRTLTGDEVRWGFEHLKLDEAKVAALGAKDLFHSINVSWDNHEGDGYVTFQQWDGKKWNVVSDWIAPDWKLLRPIIEKSSEAYAKEKGIKLRTAADAEGIATTN; translated from the coding sequence ATGAAAAGTCTGAAAACCACAGTCAAGGCGGCGGTCGCAGCGCTTGCCATCATCGGCGGGGTCGGCCTGGCGCCTGCCCATGCCGATGAGCAATATTTCCCGCTGCAGAGCTATCGCGTCGGACCTTATGCCGCCGGCGGCACCGGATTCTTCGGTGGCTTCATCGACTACCTGAACCTGATCAATACCCGCGATGGCGGCGTGAACGGCGTCAAGCTCACCTGGGACGAATGCGAAACCCAGTACGAGGTCGAGCGCGGCGTCGAATGCTACGAGCGCCAGAAGAGCCACCCGAACGCGGCGGCCTGGAACCCGCTTTCGGTCGGCATCGCCTATGCCATGATCGACCGCATCACCGGCGACAAGGTGCCGCTGATCACGGTGAACCATGGCCGTACCGACTCTACCGACGGACGCGTCTTCCCCTACGTCTTCCCGCTGTTGCTCAACCCCTATTCGGAAACGTCCGGTATCGTGAACTACCTTGCCTCTAGGGAAGGTGGTCTCGAAAAGCTCAAGGGCAAGAAAATCGTCGTGCTCTATCACGGCTCGCCCTATGGCAAGGAAACCATTCCGATCTATGACTTGCTGGCCGAGAAGTATGGCTTCACGGTTCAGCAGATCGAAGTGCCGCATCCCGGCAACGAGCAGCAGTCGCAGTGGCTGACGATCCGTCGCGCCAAGCCGGACTACGTCGTTCTGCGCGGCTGGGGCGTGATGAACCCGGTGGCGCTGAAGACGGCGGCCAAGGTCGGCTTCCCCGCCTCCAAGATCGTCGGCAATGTCTGGTCGAATTCGGAAGAAGACGTGATCCCCGCTGGCGAGGCGGCGGTCGGCTATACCGCGATCACCACCCAGGCTTCGGGTCAGCAGTATCCAGTCCTGCAGGAGATCGTGAAGACGCTCTACGATCAAGGCAAGGGTAATCTCGAAGACAAGAAGCGCATCGGCTCGGTCTACCACAACCTCGGCATCGTCAATGGCATCCTGAACGTCGAGGCGATCCGCACCGCACAGGAAAAATTCGGCAAGCGTACGCTGACCGGCGACGAAGTGCGCTGGGGCTTCGAGCACCTGAAGCTCGATGAGGCCAAGGTCGCAGCACTGGGCGCCAAGGACCTGTTCCACTCCATCAACGTCTCCTGGGATAACCATGAAGGCGATGGCTATGTGACCTTCCAGCAATGGGACGGCAAGAAGTGGAACGTCGTCTCCGACTGGATCGCGCCGGACTGGAAGCTGCTGCGTCCGATCATCGAAAAGTCCTCGGAGGCCTACGCCAAGGAAAAGGGCATCAAGCTGCGCACGGCGGCCGATGCCGAAGGCATCGCGACCACGAACTGA